A stretch of Myceligenerans xiligouense DNA encodes these proteins:
- a CDS encoding ImmA/IrrE family metallo-endopeptidase, with amino-acid sequence MTLAQEGARAAAAFREEHRLGEQPLGDLVALIEQATGCDVAVLDAGPDEHGLTMRDPVRGVAFIGVARTRNPMRQRSTLAHELAHVVFGDWTEGESLGERSSEEIRADAFARHLLVPGKGLRLFLGRRVGLTEADLSAVVQRFLVSPAIAAIALCDSGYIDAVTKQEWMRFSTPWLATRFGWTDQYQSLQNDADRTRAPQRLLTRAIAGFSEGVATVQAVATLRGISAEAVADELAEAGVAPKEYEPSWMAASELPQVVVDLSDLDGEEIEGADE; translated from the coding sequence ATGACGCTGGCGCAGGAAGGTGCGAGGGCAGCCGCGGCATTCCGTGAGGAGCATCGCCTGGGGGAGCAGCCCTTGGGCGATCTCGTCGCACTCATCGAACAAGCCACGGGTTGCGATGTCGCCGTGCTCGACGCGGGACCTGACGAGCACGGTCTGACGATGCGTGATCCCGTGCGTGGAGTCGCCTTCATCGGCGTTGCGCGGACCCGTAACCCTATGCGGCAGCGCAGCACCTTGGCCCACGAACTCGCTCATGTGGTCTTCGGCGACTGGACCGAGGGCGAATCCCTTGGCGAGCGTTCCTCCGAGGAGATCAGGGCAGACGCGTTTGCTCGGCACCTGCTCGTGCCGGGCAAAGGGCTCCGACTGTTCCTCGGGCGACGGGTGGGCCTGACTGAGGCCGACCTGTCCGCCGTCGTGCAGCGGTTCCTCGTGTCTCCGGCGATCGCAGCGATCGCGCTCTGCGACTCCGGGTACATCGACGCCGTGACCAAGCAGGAATGGATGAGGTTCTCGACGCCCTGGCTCGCGACCCGCTTCGGCTGGACCGACCAGTACCAGTCGCTCCAGAACGACGCCGACCGTACCCGCGCTCCGCAACGCCTGCTCACTCGTGCCATCGCCGGCTTCAGTGAGGGCGTCGCGACGGTCCAGGCCGTCGCCACCCTCAGGGGGATCAGCGCCGAAGCGGTCGCCGACGAGTTGGCGGAGGCAGGTGTCGCACCCAAGGAGTATGAGCCGTCCTGGATGGCGGCGTCCGAGCTGCCCCAGGTCGTCGTGGACCTCAGCGACCTGGACGGCGAGGAGATCGAGGGCGCCGACGAATGA
- a CDS encoding ribbon-helix-helix protein, CopG family translates to MKTAISLPDHAAERFDHIAQKHGMTRSEFYRRAAEHYADELAGADLTAQIDDAIDAIGQPGDDAAEFRRAANARLVEESDEW, encoded by the coding sequence ATGAAGACAGCGATCAGCCTTCCGGACCACGCGGCCGAGCGCTTCGACCACATCGCGCAGAAGCATGGGATGACCCGGTCGGAGTTCTATCGGCGTGCCGCCGAGCACTACGCCGACGAACTGGCCGGTGCAGACCTGACAGCCCAGATCGACGACGCGATCGACGCCATAGGGCAGCCTGGCGATGATGCCGCCGAATTCCGCCGGGCTGCGAACGCCCGCTTGGTGGAGGAGTCGGACGAGTGGTGA
- a CDS encoding DapH/DapD/GlmU-related protein: MATPQWADAIERGLVQIAPGAVVHPTAVLILADRTGQERPLVISAGTRIGAFAVMHGGTVLGEDVEIGHGAVVGEPETGYALRAHHDGHGADTVLGDGVVLRVGAIVYAGVRIGARTTVGHHTLLRTGVRIGADSQLGHLMTVERETRIGDRVRCSPLTHLTAQMHIGDDAFIGARVGTINDKHLIWRDPDHEEPLRPPRVEAGAKVGTGVVLLAGVVVGAGALVGAGSVVTRDVAPGTTVFGNPARENGGRS; this comes from the coding sequence ATGGCAACACCGCAATGGGCCGACGCAATCGAGCGTGGCCTGGTCCAGATCGCCCCGGGCGCTGTCGTCCACCCGACCGCAGTGCTGATCCTGGCCGACCGCACCGGTCAGGAGCGGCCTCTCGTGATCAGCGCTGGTACTCGGATCGGGGCCTTCGCCGTCATGCACGGCGGCACCGTGCTTGGCGAGGACGTCGAGATCGGGCACGGAGCAGTGGTCGGAGAGCCGGAGACCGGGTACGCGCTACGTGCCCACCACGACGGACACGGCGCAGACACGGTCCTCGGCGACGGGGTGGTGCTGCGCGTCGGCGCCATCGTCTACGCCGGGGTACGGATCGGAGCCCGAACTACCGTCGGGCACCACACCCTGCTGCGCACCGGCGTCCGGATCGGCGCCGACTCCCAGCTCGGGCACTTGATGACCGTCGAGCGCGAGACGCGGATCGGGGACCGGGTGCGCTGCTCACCGCTGACGCACCTGACCGCGCAGATGCACATCGGTGACGACGCGTTCATCGGCGCCCGGGTCGGCACGATCAACGACAAGCACCTGATCTGGCGCGACCCGGACCACGAGGAGCCGCTACGTCCACCACGAGTCGAAGCCGGCGCGAAGGTCGGAACCGGCGTCGTGCTGCTGGCTGGTGTCGTCGTCGGCGCTGGCGCACTGGTCGGTGCCGGTTCGGTCGTTACTCGCGACGTCGCACCCGGGACCACGGTGTTCGGTAACCCTGCACGCGAGAACGGAGGGCGGTCATGA
- a CDS encoding zinc-ribbon domain-containing protein, with protein sequence MPGPEPASFLRDTHPEVYLEAVRVASELPLSMLGTYSNRAVQWRCNACHHEWGAKVAARACGGGCPKCAQSKRARSLAQAPDGASLQDLYPAVAAEFISNLTRPDMTPSDLRPRARQRCVWKCSRCGHRWEATVANRADGRGCMACANQRRAEARRRPTAKTGTAAERATFPQSELVVNLTHAERGLADLKPASKDRCLWRCSECSHEWEATVVSRVVMRSGCPVCGTRRAATSWATASLDQSLLALYPNIASEFVSNENSPGRSSAQIKPGSNALCRWRCNRGHEWITTVASRVAGTGCARCGARGQSRLELEVAELLRATTGEHVEVDVRVQGGARTWRLDISIPALMLYIDLDPAFWHSDTARDQRKVDALPDLHYVRVRDEALPALARATIVTVAPRSLNALEWAAALRPVIIAVGGSWTEPTTETTARALGSAAALWRQTLQGRPMRSAADVAPQLKDELLRNETRPGVELDWLPPSAKDKCWWKCRDCGHEWRTSVEVRAYLGSGCPECGITKAARRRSTAPPGGSLADLHPEITTEFSSCSRPDRSPADLRPSSNLMCFWRCSNCGHGYKASPASRTRGQSCPQCAKAKAGDARSRGDAARGSSLAGRSPRLSEEFVKLIGRPHRSPADIPVGSNLKAMWRCGKCKHEWTTTVVSRALGGTGCPPCGRLRTAHARSAPAAGRSLLDLFPDIAEQFVENLTHLGRGPAHLKAGSHDRCRWRCDSGHEWQTTAKNRTRGGTGCPRCQRQS encoded by the coding sequence ATGCCTGGCCCGGAGCCCGCATCGTTTCTTCGAGATACGCACCCTGAGGTCTATCTCGAGGCGGTCCGTGTTGCATCAGAACTACCGCTGTCGATGCTCGGTACATACAGCAACCGAGCAGTTCAGTGGCGCTGCAACGCGTGCCACCACGAGTGGGGAGCGAAGGTCGCGGCGCGCGCATGCGGTGGTGGTTGCCCTAAGTGCGCGCAGAGCAAGCGAGCACGTTCGCTAGCGCAGGCACCAGATGGTGCGTCACTGCAGGATCTGTACCCAGCCGTGGCCGCCGAGTTCATCTCCAATTTGACGCGCCCCGACATGACCCCGTCCGATCTTCGCCCTCGCGCGCGGCAGCGCTGCGTGTGGAAATGCTCGCGGTGCGGGCATCGGTGGGAAGCCACTGTCGCGAATCGTGCCGACGGGCGCGGTTGCATGGCCTGCGCGAACCAACGCCGAGCCGAAGCTCGACGTCGCCCGACCGCAAAGACTGGCACAGCAGCCGAGCGCGCCACATTCCCACAATCTGAGCTCGTTGTGAACCTCACTCACGCCGAGCGCGGTCTGGCGGACCTGAAGCCGGCGTCGAAAGATCGCTGTTTGTGGCGGTGCAGCGAATGTTCCCACGAGTGGGAAGCCACCGTTGTCAGCCGAGTGGTCATGCGGAGCGGCTGCCCTGTCTGCGGGACGCGGCGAGCAGCTACTTCGTGGGCTACGGCATCGCTCGACCAGTCGCTGCTGGCGTTGTACCCCAATATCGCGTCTGAGTTCGTCAGTAATGAGAACTCGCCCGGGAGATCATCGGCACAAATCAAGCCCGGTTCGAACGCGCTTTGTCGGTGGCGCTGCAACCGTGGTCACGAGTGGATCACCACTGTCGCATCCCGAGTAGCCGGTACCGGATGCGCGCGCTGTGGCGCCCGCGGGCAATCCAGGCTTGAGCTCGAGGTGGCCGAACTGCTGCGAGCCACGACCGGCGAGCACGTCGAAGTGGACGTCCGGGTCCAAGGCGGAGCTCGTACCTGGCGACTCGACATCTCCATTCCGGCACTCATGCTCTACATCGACCTTGATCCAGCCTTCTGGCACAGCGACACGGCCCGTGATCAGCGCAAAGTCGACGCTCTGCCCGACCTCCACTACGTACGCGTCCGGGACGAGGCACTACCCGCACTTGCACGCGCGACGATCGTGACCGTTGCGCCCCGGTCACTCAACGCCCTGGAATGGGCTGCCGCGCTCCGCCCCGTGATCATCGCGGTCGGTGGTTCATGGACGGAACCGACCACGGAGACAACGGCACGTGCCCTCGGGTCCGCAGCAGCGTTGTGGAGGCAGACCCTTCAAGGTCGTCCGATGCGCTCGGCGGCAGACGTCGCGCCGCAACTCAAGGACGAACTCCTCCGCAACGAGACGCGACCTGGGGTGGAGTTGGACTGGCTTCCGCCCAGTGCCAAAGACAAGTGCTGGTGGAAGTGCCGGGACTGCGGCCATGAGTGGCGTACATCCGTTGAGGTGCGTGCGTACCTCGGCTCCGGTTGCCCCGAGTGCGGCATCACCAAGGCGGCACGAAGGCGTTCTACTGCACCGCCCGGAGGGTCGCTGGCAGATCTCCATCCAGAGATCACGACCGAGTTCAGCTCCTGTAGCCGACCCGACCGCTCGCCTGCTGATCTCCGACCTTCGAGCAATCTCATGTGCTTCTGGCGCTGCTCCAATTGCGGCCACGGGTACAAGGCGTCGCCCGCGTCACGTACCCGCGGTCAGAGCTGTCCACAATGCGCCAAGGCAAAGGCGGGCGACGCCCGAAGCCGTGGCGATGCCGCTCGCGGTTCGAGCCTCGCTGGCCGCTCGCCGCGTCTTTCCGAGGAGTTCGTGAAACTCATCGGGCGCCCCCATCGCTCCCCTGCCGACATTCCGGTCGGATCGAACCTGAAAGCCATGTGGCGATGCGGGAAGTGCAAACATGAATGGACGACCACTGTTGTTTCTCGTGCGCTTGGCGGGACAGGGTGCCCGCCGTGCGGCCGTCTCCGCACGGCGCACGCCCGATCAGCCCCTGCGGCGGGCCGTTCCCTACTCGATCTGTTTCCCGACATCGCAGAGCAGTTCGTCGAGAACCTCACACATCTTGGCCGTGGGCCGGCCCATCTGAAGGCCGGCAGCCACGACAGGTGCCGGTGGCGATGCGACTCAGGACATGAGTGGCAAACGACGGCTAAGAACCGCACCCGTGGCGGAACAGGTTGCCCACGGTGCCAGCGGCAATCGTGA
- a CDS encoding type II toxin-antitoxin system PemK/MazF family toxin — MVIRRAEVCWVDFGEPRGSVPAKRRPAVVVQSDQYNESRIATVVVLPITSNTALARHPGNVFLPALASGLPKDSVVNVSQPMTVDRGDIDQTGSVLPDNLIDAVDAGLRRVVDL, encoded by the coding sequence GTGGTGATCCGGCGCGCCGAGGTGTGCTGGGTCGACTTCGGAGAACCGCGGGGCAGCGTCCCCGCGAAGCGGCGTCCAGCCGTGGTGGTGCAGTCCGACCAATACAACGAGTCCCGCATCGCGACCGTCGTCGTTCTGCCGATCACGTCCAACACCGCCCTGGCCAGGCACCCAGGCAACGTGTTCCTGCCGGCGCTGGCGTCCGGACTGCCCAAGGACTCGGTGGTGAATGTGTCCCAGCCGATGACGGTGGACCGCGGGGACATCGACCAGACCGGCAGTGTTCTGCCAGACAATCTGATCGATGCCGTCGATGCGGGCCTGCGGCGAGTTGTCGACCTGTGA
- a CDS encoding XRE family transcriptional regulator: MREDMPRLFDLPTATSGRFEPARLTQARVRLGMSKASLAGQVGVSANAIGQYEAGVNSPRPEVLARLADTLKVRPGFFSVGRPLSRVDTVNAHFRSLRSARVMDRHKALATATLVWELTFALERYVRLPQADLPKVPTGATPPEAAAALREHWGLPDGPVKHLTATAESRGIVVVVRPLREIDAVDAFSVAIVDRPIIITTPRRTENVFRHRFSLAHEIGHLLLHGENGEYSAAVEREADEFAAAFLTPASAMDAALPQRLDLAVLDRIGRTWGVSSTSLVRRMVERGRTTESSARRAYQRLAMADDPTADPTSAYPGETPTLLKKAAELAGDVGAGVPALADALRLNPADVRDLLGEADRRPVLRLIQGMAEAR, from the coding sequence ATGCGTGAAGACATGCCCCGCCTGTTCGACCTCCCGACCGCTACGAGCGGGCGGTTCGAGCCGGCCCGGCTGACCCAAGCGCGAGTCCGTCTCGGGATGAGCAAGGCCAGTCTCGCTGGTCAGGTTGGGGTCTCGGCGAACGCGATCGGGCAGTACGAGGCGGGGGTCAACTCTCCCCGCCCGGAGGTGCTCGCGCGGCTGGCAGACACTCTCAAGGTACGCCCTGGATTTTTCAGTGTCGGGCGTCCGCTCTCGCGTGTCGACACCGTGAACGCGCACTTCCGCAGCCTGCGTTCTGCCCGGGTCATGGACCGCCACAAGGCGTTGGCAACCGCGACGTTGGTGTGGGAGCTGACATTCGCGCTCGAGCGCTATGTCAGGCTTCCACAGGCAGACCTGCCCAAGGTGCCCACTGGTGCGACACCGCCCGAGGCTGCCGCCGCCTTGCGCGAGCACTGGGGTCTGCCTGACGGCCCCGTCAAGCACCTGACCGCGACGGCTGAGTCGCGCGGGATCGTGGTCGTCGTGCGACCCCTGCGCGAGATTGATGCGGTAGACGCGTTCTCCGTCGCTATCGTTGATCGACCGATCATCATCACGACACCGAGACGCACAGAGAACGTGTTCCGACACCGATTCTCGCTCGCTCACGAGATCGGTCACCTGCTCCTACACGGTGAGAACGGCGAGTACAGCGCCGCTGTGGAACGCGAGGCGGACGAGTTCGCCGCTGCGTTCCTGACACCGGCATCGGCGATGGACGCGGCGCTCCCGCAGCGCCTGGACTTGGCGGTGCTCGACCGCATCGGGCGCACTTGGGGCGTCTCCTCGACCTCCCTCGTCCGCCGCATGGTGGAGCGAGGGCGAACGACAGAGTCCTCGGCGCGCCGGGCCTACCAGCGCCTCGCCATGGCGGACGATCCGACCGCCGACCCGACAAGCGCCTACCCTGGCGAGACGCCGACTCTACTGAAGAAGGCCGCTGAACTCGCCGGCGATGTCGGAGCAGGAGTGCCAGCGCTCGCGGACGCGCTCAGACTCAACCCCGCAGACGTACGAGATCTGCTGGGGGAAGCCGATCGGCGTCCCGTGCTACGGCTGATCCAGGGCATGGCTGAGGCCCGCTGA
- a CDS encoding NUDIX domain-containing protein, with protein sequence MTITREETSAKDIGSAEHTRSIPQKRSAATVVFTDAAGRVLLCEPTYKQVWEAPGGAVEADESPRDGAAREVREELGLVVGPGRLVALDYVPPIEGRTEGLIFVYDGGRMTDEQAAAIQLPHEELRSWAWCTVDQVHERMRPLVARRIEAALDAIADGGVVELENGYAVGVKPIA encoded by the coding sequence GTGACGATCACTCGTGAAGAAACCTCGGCCAAGGACATCGGTTCGGCGGAGCACACGCGCTCGATCCCGCAGAAGCGGTCGGCGGCGACGGTGGTGTTCACCGACGCTGCGGGACGGGTGTTGTTGTGCGAGCCGACGTACAAGCAGGTCTGGGAAGCCCCGGGCGGCGCTGTCGAGGCCGACGAGTCTCCCCGCGATGGCGCCGCGCGGGAGGTGCGTGAGGAACTCGGCCTGGTGGTCGGGCCGGGTCGCTTGGTGGCGCTGGACTACGTCCCGCCGATCGAGGGTCGTACAGAGGGCCTGATCTTCGTCTACGACGGCGGACGTATGACCGACGAGCAGGCCGCGGCGATCCAGCTGCCCCACGAGGAGCTGCGGTCCTGGGCATGGTGCACGGTCGATCAGGTGCACGAGCGGATGCGCCCCCTGGTAGCCCGTCGTATCGAAGCCGCGCTCGATGCGATTGCTGATGGTGGCGTGGTTGAGCTGGAGAACGGCTACGCGGTCGGCGTGAAGCCGATCGCGTAG
- a CDS encoding acyl-CoA dehydrogenase family protein gives MTALEWLEMLRPGLDIDAGLWAAWQRLDTALDDVADDDPGTSDPATRSRWLRRVRTRLAPHRGTGLWQAGAQFLAGYRDLDLREATGTGHGQMILDHAPDLLASHWEQQLAGGALVGIAATEAHGGSRIQEITTTARVMPSGRWQVHGSKCWVSRLTESDAFVVFLRDPAGTISAVVIDAATPGLVREPRAPSGLGGWSWGMLIFDGVNLDPAVCLLGGVGEGLRIFRDRFTGFRPLVTLCALGTAAGVHDQVRRLLADRTARGIVPRIRDNALITLGSTWAQINAAILLALHASGPDSHDLTARLGKAHGVDTACHAVAALAPLIGAVGFQHDHPIAKARADLAALQFADGIHDSLYRSGGSELLRTATRWARLQAA, from the coding sequence ATGACTGCGCTGGAGTGGCTGGAGATGTTGCGGCCGGGACTCGACATCGACGCGGGCCTCTGGGCGGCCTGGCAGCGCCTGGACACGGCACTGGACGATGTCGCCGACGACGACCCAGGAACGTCCGACCCCGCCACGCGGTCACGGTGGCTGCGCCGGGTGCGTACCCGACTTGCGCCACACCGCGGGACCGGGCTGTGGCAGGCCGGGGCTCAGTTCCTGGCCGGCTACCGGGACCTGGACCTGCGCGAAGCCACCGGGACCGGGCACGGACAGATGATCCTCGACCACGCACCCGACCTGCTCGCATCGCATTGGGAACAGCAGCTCGCGGGCGGCGCGCTGGTCGGGATCGCAGCGACCGAAGCACACGGCGGCTCACGCATCCAGGAGATCACCACCACTGCGCGGGTGATGCCCAGTGGGCGGTGGCAGGTCCACGGCAGCAAGTGCTGGGTCTCACGCCTGACCGAGTCCGACGCATTCGTGGTGTTCCTGCGCGACCCGGCCGGCACGATCTCGGCCGTCGTGATCGACGCCGCCACCCCAGGACTCGTCCGGGAGCCCCGGGCACCGTCCGGGCTAGGCGGCTGGTCGTGGGGGATGCTGATATTCGACGGAGTCAACCTCGACCCTGCCGTTTGTCTACTCGGGGGCGTGGGCGAGGGTCTACGGATCTTCCGCGACCGCTTCACCGGGTTCCGGCCGCTGGTCACGCTGTGTGCCTTGGGTACCGCCGCGGGCGTGCATGATCAGGTCCGTCGGCTTCTCGCGGACCGTACGGCCCGGGGCATCGTGCCGCGGATCCGGGACAACGCGCTGATCACCCTTGGGTCCACCTGGGCGCAGATCAACGCAGCCATCCTGCTGGCCTTGCACGCTTCCGGTCCCGACAGCCATGACCTGACCGCACGGCTCGGCAAGGCCCACGGCGTCGACACCGCCTGCCACGCAGTTGCCGCGCTCGCACCGCTTATCGGCGCGGTCGGATTTCAGCACGACCACCCGATCGCCAAAGCGCGCGCGGACCTGGCAGCTCTGCAGTTCGCCGACGGGATCCACGACTCCCTCTACCGCTCCGGTGGATCCGAGCTCCTTCGCACGGCGACCAGATGGGCACGGCTTCAGGCTGCCTGA
- the pdxS gene encoding pyridoxal 5'-phosphate synthase lyase subunit PdxS, with product MADETTTGAGVGQVGTARVKRGMAEMLKGGVIMDVVTPEQAKIAEDAGAVAVMALERVPADIRAQGGVSRMSDPDMIDGIIEAVSIPVMAKARIGHFVEAQVLQSLGVDYVDESEVLTPADYTNHIDKWGFTVPFVCGATNLGEALRRITEGAAMIRSKGEAGTGDVSNATTHMRQIRQQIRKLSSLPQDELFVAAKELQAPYELVAEVAREGKLPVVLFTAGGIATPADAAMMMQLGAEGVFVGSGIFKSGDPVTRAKAIVQATTFYDDADVIAKVSRGLGEAMVGINVEESPEPVRLAERGW from the coding sequence GTGGCTGACGAGACGACGACGGGCGCTGGCGTGGGCCAGGTGGGTACCGCGCGCGTGAAGCGCGGCATGGCCGAGATGCTCAAGGGCGGCGTGATCATGGACGTCGTCACGCCCGAGCAGGCGAAGATCGCCGAGGACGCCGGCGCGGTGGCCGTGATGGCCCTCGAGCGCGTCCCGGCGGACATCCGGGCGCAGGGCGGCGTGAGCCGCATGAGCGACCCGGACATGATCGACGGCATCATCGAGGCCGTCTCCATCCCGGTGATGGCGAAGGCGCGCATCGGGCACTTCGTGGAGGCGCAGGTGCTGCAGTCGCTCGGGGTCGACTACGTCGACGAGTCCGAGGTGCTCACCCCCGCGGACTACACCAACCACATCGACAAGTGGGGCTTCACCGTGCCGTTCGTGTGCGGTGCGACCAACCTGGGGGAGGCGCTGCGCCGCATCACCGAGGGGGCGGCGATGATCCGCTCCAAGGGCGAGGCGGGCACGGGCGACGTGTCGAACGCGACCACGCACATGCGGCAGATCCGCCAGCAGATCCGCAAGCTCTCCTCGCTGCCGCAGGACGAGCTGTTCGTCGCGGCCAAGGAGCTCCAGGCGCCGTACGAGCTGGTCGCGGAGGTGGCGCGGGAGGGCAAGCTGCCGGTCGTGCTGTTCACCGCGGGCGGCATCGCCACGCCGGCCGACGCCGCGATGATGATGCAGCTCGGCGCCGAGGGCGTGTTCGTGGGCTCGGGCATCTTCAAGTCCGGTGACCCGGTCACGCGTGCCAAGGCGATCGTGCAGGCCACGACGTTCTACGACGACGCCGACGTGATCGCCAAGGTCTCCCGCGGGCTGGGCGAGGCCATGGTTGGCATCAATGTCGAGGAATCGCCTGAGCCTGTTCGGCTGGCTGAGCGGGGTTGGTAA
- a CDS encoding helix-turn-helix domain-containing protein → MTDELLSDEADAFAAEVAYWREVRGLSKRALAQQMGFDPSYVSHVESGRHRPTEEFARLADDILNAGGAVRRRWSAFAASRSPGRAPAPSARPGTQPYAGGTALVVEHDAARLVFDGTAYRLTMRRRLRNTGDQPVTRYLIRISVDRYPGEPERSNAHYRKHPLTWDELNLTASSGGEEMRWEAKHDRDAFKEVWLLFENPQTRFPLYPGETVWIEYAYTVGAEKWGRWFQRAVRLPTEHLEVQLAFPTRLDPVVWGTETSMTAQAAPLATAPTHVADDGVEVFTWSTDNPQLHARYRLEWRFRTETDQEHP, encoded by the coding sequence GTGACCGATGAACTGCTCTCCGATGAGGCCGACGCGTTCGCCGCGGAGGTCGCGTACTGGCGTGAGGTCCGCGGCCTGTCCAAGCGGGCCCTGGCCCAGCAGATGGGTTTCGACCCGTCCTACGTCTCCCACGTCGAGTCCGGGCGACACCGACCTACCGAGGAGTTCGCGCGCCTGGCGGACGACATCCTCAACGCCGGCGGCGCGGTCCGCCGCCGCTGGAGCGCCTTCGCTGCCTCCCGTAGCCCAGGCCGGGCACCGGCGCCGTCAGCCCGGCCGGGCACGCAGCCGTACGCGGGCGGCACTGCGCTGGTTGTCGAGCATGATGCCGCGCGGCTGGTGTTCGACGGGACTGCCTATCGGCTCACGATGCGTCGTCGCCTGCGCAACACCGGGGACCAGCCGGTGACTCGCTACCTGATCCGGATCAGCGTCGACCGGTACCCCGGAGAGCCTGAACGCTCGAACGCCCACTACCGGAAGCATCCGCTGACCTGGGACGAGCTCAACCTGACTGCGTCCAGCGGGGGTGAGGAGATGCGGTGGGAGGCCAAGCACGACCGCGACGCGTTCAAGGAAGTCTGGCTCCTGTTTGAGAACCCTCAGACCCGCTTTCCGCTCTACCCTGGCGAGACCGTGTGGATCGAGTACGCCTACACCGTCGGGGCCGAGAAATGGGGTCGCTGGTTCCAGCGCGCTGTGCGGCTACCGACTGAGCACCTCGAGGTGCAGCTGGCCTTCCCTACCCGCCTCGACCCTGTCGTGTGGGGCACTGAGACCTCCATGACCGCCCAGGCGGCACCCCTGGCGACCGCGCCCACGCACGTCGCCGACGACGGCGTCGAGGTGTTCACCTGGAGTACCGACAACCCGCAGTTGCACGCCCGCTACCGCCTCGAATGGCGGTTCCGGACCGAGACCGACCAGGAGCACCCGTGA
- a CDS encoding peptide deformylase → MTSTKPSDQMNQLGIVQAGAPILTVPARRFDLPSECTAAEETTARLLEVLRRLTEVHEFAKGRGLAAPQIGIDRAAAVVQPPDPEAEVVVLLNPRIIEASEERDEQYEGCLSFFDVRGMVPRPLSITVEAVALDGTVSTMTYETGLARLVHHEIDHLDGLLYTARMRPGLKPIPVEEYRQTGSRWNYPDAARG, encoded by the coding sequence GTGACCTCGACCAAGCCCAGCGACCAGATGAACCAGCTAGGCATCGTCCAGGCCGGCGCGCCGATCCTGACCGTACCGGCACGCCGGTTCGACTTGCCGTCGGAATGCACTGCGGCTGAGGAGACGACCGCGCGGCTCCTGGAGGTGCTGCGCCGGCTGACCGAGGTGCACGAGTTCGCCAAGGGACGAGGACTGGCCGCACCGCAGATCGGCATCGACCGCGCAGCCGCCGTCGTCCAGCCGCCCGACCCCGAGGCAGAGGTCGTGGTCCTGCTCAACCCCCGCATCATCGAGGCCAGCGAGGAGCGGGACGAGCAGTACGAGGGCTGCCTGAGCTTCTTCGACGTACGCGGGATGGTGCCCCGCCCCCTGAGCATCACGGTCGAGGCGGTCGCGCTCGACGGCACGGTTTCTACGATGACGTACGAGACCGGGCTCGCCCGCCTGGTCCACCACGAGATCGACCACCTCGACGGCCTGCTCTACACCGCACGCATGCGGCCCGGTCTGAAACCGATCCCGGTTGAGGAATACCGCCAGACCGGAAGTCGGTGGAACTACCCAGACGCCGCCCGCGGCTAA
- a CDS encoding GNAT family N-acetyltransferase, with protein sequence MVTIEPLTGSEPDLYDLLVLGGLPKRAEDLAQGLAPRDFLYGAHDDDGVMLGMAFGLKSDYFHHHTVNNLLVHPDHRRAGIGTTLMNYIIEEARRVGHGEVILDLHPARPAEHRPFYSTLGFEMVDSSRARLVLG encoded by the coding sequence GTGGTGACCATAGAACCGTTGACGGGGTCAGAGCCGGACCTCTATGACCTGCTCGTCCTGGGCGGCCTACCCAAGCGAGCCGAGGATCTGGCCCAAGGACTGGCCCCAAGAGACTTCCTCTATGGCGCTCACGACGATGACGGGGTGATGCTCGGCATGGCGTTCGGGCTCAAGTCGGATTACTTCCATCACCACACGGTGAACAACTTGCTGGTACATCCCGACCATCGCCGCGCGGGAATCGGCACCACGCTCATGAACTACATCATCGAGGAGGCGCGTCGGGTTGGGCACGGCGAGGTCATCCTTGATTTGCACCCGGCCCGGCCCGCGGAGCATCGCCCGTTCTACTCGACGCTGGGGTTCGAGATGGTCGACAGCAGCCGGGCGCGGCTCGTGCTGGGCTGA
- a CDS encoding helix-turn-helix domain-containing protein, which produces MRKLIQEVVRVSARIGVAIESARQAAGLSQRALEDRTGISQATLSRIFSGKRPAKMTEIILIADAVGCTVAQLTGTAVADRVQCAARATNGSDMEKMRQRLLHFIELDAYLDDQGIPELPARGGRA; this is translated from the coding sequence TTGAGAAAACTGATTCAGGAGGTGGTTCGGGTGAGTGCACGGATAGGCGTCGCCATCGAGAGCGCCCGTCAGGCTGCTGGGCTGTCGCAGCGAGCGCTTGAGGATCGCACGGGCATCTCGCAGGCGACACTGAGTCGCATCTTCTCTGGCAAGCGCCCGGCGAAGATGACCGAGATCATCTTGATCGCCGACGCGGTCGGCTGCACGGTGGCTCAGCTGACGGGTACGGCCGTTGCCGACCGGGTGCAGTGCGCGGCGCGCGCGACGAACGGTTCGGACATGGAAAAGATGCGCCAGCGGCTACTGCACTTCATCGAGTTGGACGCCTACCTCGATGACCAGGGCATTCCCGAGCTTCCGGCAAGGGGAGGCCGGGCATGA